The Asterias amurensis chromosome 21, ASM3211899v1 genome has a segment encoding these proteins:
- the LOC139953244 gene encoding RYamide receptor-like — MSGSTISNFSETNNSSDSSDYDYPTYEYYEEPVWIQAIFIFLYGTVSVIGIFGNGIVCYIVLGHPRMRTVTNYFIVNLAIGDLLMAAMCVNFTVYATLYNQWPFGELMCKLVSFSQTISVSVSIYTLVAIGVDRYFAIIHPLRPRMGSKETLFVIGVIWVISIALALPAALFTTLESQGGSTFCTDGAWEDSLVYSLICMVLQYFLPLAVLMGAYIRIGKRIWGRRTPGEVEAERDKKMSESKARLVKMFATIVLLFALCYMPIQIYTIMQDSNRSILSFYYIKIVYLCCLLSAMSNCVYNPFIYCWMNIKFRNGFRSVFRFLPCVNYQGDWNGFTGLRRANTAQTQTETMSMGSRNDRGRWWTQDQAKIAKNGRASNSDGETRTSFM; from the exons ATGTCGGGATCAACAATATCCAACTTTTCTGAAACTAATAACTCCAGTGATTCCTCCGATTATGACTACCCAACGTATGAGTATTACGAGGAACCCGTCTGGATACAGGCGATTTTCATCTTCCTCTACGGAACCGTGAGCGTAATAGGTATCTTCGGAAATGGTATCGTATGTTACATTGTCCTCGGGCATCCTCGGATGCGTACGGTTACCAACTACTTCATTGTCAACTTAGCCATCGGGGATCTCCTAATGGCGGCAATGTGCGTCAATTTCACAGTCTATGCGACTCTATACAACCAATGGCCGTTTGGCGAACTTATGTGTAAGCTGGTATCCTTTTCACAGACCATCTCGGTGTCTGTTAGTATTTACACGCTAGTGGCTATAGGGGTGGATCGTTACTTTGCAATTATTCACCCTTTGAGACCCCGCATGGGGTCTAAAGAGACCCTGTTCGTGATCGGGGTGATCTGGGTCATATCCATCGCCCTTGCTCTGCCCGCCGCTCTCTTCACCACCTTAGAATCTCAGGGAGGAAGCACGTTTTGTACGGACGGTGCATGGGAAGACTCGCTGGTGTACTCTCTAATATGTATGGTCTTACAGTATTTCCTTCCATTGGCCGTGCTCATGGGGGCGTACATAAGAATCGGAAAAAGAATCTGGGGCCGGAGGACACCGGGAGAAGTGGAGGCGGAAAGAGATAAGAAAATGAGCGAATCTAAAGCAAGg CTGGTGAAAATGTTTGCGACCATAGTGTTGCTTTTTGCTCTTTGCTATATGCCAATCCAGATATACACCATTATGCAGGACAGCAACCGTAGTATACTCTCTTTCTATTACATTAAG ATAGTGTACCTTTGTTGCCTTCTGAGTGCTATGAGTAACTGCGTGTACAACCCCTTCATTTACTGTTGGATGAACATCAAATTCCGGAACGGGTTCCGGTCCGTGTTCCGGTTCCTGCCGTGTGTCAACTACCAGGGGGACTGGAACGGCTTCACTGGGCTCCGGCGCGCAAACACGGCACAGACCCAGACGGAAACGATGTCCATGGGCTCCCGGAACGACCGGGGTAGATGGTGGACCCAGGACCAGGCAAAGATCGCTAAGAATGGAAGGGCATCAAATTCCGATGGAGAGACAAGAACATCTTTCATGTGA